The following coding sequences are from one Microbacterium sp. SORGH_AS_0969 window:
- a CDS encoding DNA-3-methyladenine glycosylase, whose amino-acid sequence MTRFATRDELAGLPVEVAPSLLGAVLETEVEGERVAVRLTEVEAYHGLGTGERPDPGSHARMGPTARNATMWGEPGHLYVYLSHGIHSCVNVVCGPEGVAGGVLLRGGEVVEGAPVAERRRVERRGVVRAARDLARGPGRLGDAVGLRHPQHDGIDAVTGEIRAGARARLRWPDEPVARIATGPRVGVAGIAGTAAFPWRFWIEGDATVSAFRWGRGAAEAAGE is encoded by the coding sequence ATGACGCGGTTCGCGACGCGCGACGAGCTCGCGGGGCTCCCGGTCGAGGTCGCTCCCTCGCTCCTCGGCGCGGTGCTCGAGACCGAGGTCGAGGGGGAGCGGGTCGCCGTCCGCCTCACCGAGGTCGAGGCGTATCACGGTCTCGGCACGGGGGAGCGGCCCGATCCGGGCTCGCACGCACGGATGGGGCCGACCGCCCGCAATGCCACGATGTGGGGCGAGCCCGGTCACCTGTACGTCTACCTGAGCCACGGCATCCATTCCTGCGTCAACGTCGTCTGCGGACCCGAGGGCGTCGCCGGTGGTGTGCTGCTGCGCGGCGGCGAGGTCGTCGAGGGGGCTCCGGTCGCCGAGAGGCGTCGTGTCGAGCGCCGGGGCGTCGTGCGCGCCGCGCGCGACCTCGCCCGGGGTCCCGGTCGTCTGGGCGATGCGGTGGGCCTGCGGCATCCGCAGCATGACGGGATCGATGCGGTGACCGGTGAGATCCGCGCCGGTGCTCGCGCGCGGCTGCGGTGGCCGGACGAACCGGTGGCCCGCATCGCGACCGGCCCGCGCGTCGGGGTGGCCGGTATCGCCGGCACCGCCGCGTTCCCCTGGCGCTTCTGGATCGAGGGGGATGCCACGGTGTCCGCGTTCCGCTGGGGCCGCGGTGCCGCGGAGGCGGCGGGGGAGTGA
- the rpmB gene encoding 50S ribosomal protein L28 encodes MAAVCQVTGAVPGFGHNISHSHRRTKRRFDPNVQKKTYFVPSLGRNIKLNVSAKGIKVIDARGIEAVVRDLQAKGVKL; translated from the coding sequence ATGGCAGCAGTGTGCCAGGTGACTGGAGCGGTTCCCGGCTTCGGTCACAACATCTCGCACTCGCACCGCCGGACGAAGCGCCGCTTCGACCCGAACGTGCAGAAGAAGACCTACTTCGTTCCGTCGCTGGGTCGCAACATCAAGCTCAACGTTTCGGCGAAGGGCATCAAGGTCATCGACGCGCGCGGTATCGAAGCCGTCGTCCGTGACCTGCAGGCGAAGGGCGTGAAGCTGTAA
- the rpmG gene encoding 50S ribosomal protein L33, with the protein MAKKAQDVRPIIKLRSTAGTGYTYVTRKNRRNNPDRIVLKKYDPVVRKHVDFREER; encoded by the coding sequence ATGGCGAAGAAGGCTCAGGACGTCCGTCCGATCATCAAGCTGCGTTCGACCGCGGGCACGGGGTACACCTACGTGACGCGCAAGAACCGCCGCAACAACCCCGACCGCATCGTGCTCAAGAAGTACGACCCCGTGGTCCGCAAGCACGTCGACTTCCGAGAGGAGCGCTAA
- the rpsN gene encoding 30S ribosomal protein S14 has protein sequence MAKKSKIARNEQRKVVVERYAAKRAELKKTLVDPNATDEAREAARVGLQKLPRNASPARVRSRDVIDGRPRGVLTKFGVSRVRFRDMAHRGELPGVTKSSW, from the coding sequence ATGGCTAAGAAGAGCAAGATCGCGCGCAACGAGCAGCGCAAGGTCGTCGTCGAGCGCTACGCCGCGAAGCGCGCCGAGCTGAAGAAGACCCTGGTCGACCCCAACGCGACCGACGAGGCCCGCGAGGCCGCCCGCGTGGGCCTGCAGAAGCTGCCCCGCAACGCCTCGCCCGCGCGTGTGCGCAGCCGCGACGTCATCGACGGCCGCCCCCGTGGTGTCCTCACGAAGTTCGGCGTCTCGCGCGTCCGCTTCCGTGACATGGCCCACCGTGGCGAGCTGCCCGGTGTGACCAAGTCGTCCTGGTAA
- a CDS encoding LuxR family transcriptional regulator, translated as MPNTQRSIDARAAFHAAVVTTAARLAPGHGIPEQRHLALLAEAPPPPLPRVWTDTAALTLAAVLVSRARRDALSEGLALIDRYFVDTRLTREATLSDDARAHLLAAAGEYCCAIGWPQIGAQYGAEALLFADTAPVRYRAHAVLALGHALNGEYESSENDRAAAQALFADNAWPDDEIDYLVLLAESLVAAAWMQSDRLAAVSTILREVRPDDPYWDYSARAIDVVRGLFERDYSGALAANWQLSYGSRRHRSHRIIRDLLTCIGSDILVARGEYAEALATLSTGRTPPGHGICFPMQRSVALLLLGRDRELLAETEACVADETDHCLRTLTPTLLRRAIAFARIGSARRAAQSMEAALLLISRTGGSITPFIMLPLGETLALFDEVVSARPELGPVVTGIRDFLPSVAAPSLNPAEVTGFTPTERELAVLLSSDRNLADIARERGVSLNTVKSQVRSIYAKLGVSGRAEAVGELLRRTF; from the coding sequence ATGCCGAACACGCAGAGATCCATCGACGCCCGGGCCGCCTTCCACGCGGCGGTCGTCACGACCGCGGCCCGGTTGGCCCCCGGGCACGGGATTCCGGAACAGCGCCACCTCGCCCTCTTGGCCGAAGCACCGCCGCCCCCGCTTCCTCGCGTCTGGACCGACACGGCGGCCCTGACCCTCGCCGCCGTCCTGGTGTCGCGGGCGCGGCGAGACGCCCTCTCCGAGGGGCTCGCGCTCATCGATCGGTACTTCGTCGACACCCGTCTCACCCGCGAAGCCACCCTGTCCGACGACGCGCGCGCGCATCTGCTCGCCGCCGCCGGCGAGTACTGCTGCGCCATCGGCTGGCCGCAGATCGGCGCACAGTACGGCGCCGAGGCTCTGCTCTTCGCCGACACCGCCCCGGTCCGATACCGCGCCCACGCCGTTCTCGCCCTGGGCCATGCCCTCAACGGCGAGTACGAGAGCAGCGAGAACGACAGGGCCGCCGCTCAAGCGCTCTTCGCCGACAACGCCTGGCCAGACGACGAGATCGACTACCTCGTCCTGCTCGCGGAGTCCCTCGTGGCGGCGGCGTGGATGCAGTCGGATCGTCTCGCGGCGGTCTCCACGATCCTGCGCGAGGTCCGGCCGGACGACCCGTACTGGGACTACTCCGCCCGTGCCATCGACGTCGTGCGGGGTCTCTTCGAGCGCGATTACTCGGGGGCTCTCGCTGCGAACTGGCAGCTGTCGTACGGTTCGCGGCGGCACCGCAGCCACCGCATAATCCGCGACCTCCTGACGTGCATCGGGTCCGACATCCTCGTCGCGCGAGGCGAGTACGCCGAGGCTCTGGCGACTCTCTCCACCGGACGGACTCCGCCCGGACACGGGATCTGCTTCCCGATGCAGCGCTCGGTGGCGCTCCTCCTCCTCGGGCGCGACCGCGAACTGCTCGCCGAGACCGAGGCGTGCGTGGCCGACGAGACAGACCACTGCTTGCGCACCCTGACTCCCACCCTGCTGCGTCGCGCGATCGCTTTCGCGCGTATCGGGTCCGCGCGACGCGCCGCGCAGAGCATGGAAGCGGCTCTGCTGCTGATCTCCCGGACCGGGGGCTCGATCACGCCGTTCATCATGCTGCCCCTGGGCGAGACGCTGGCCCTGTTCGACGAGGTGGTGAGCGCTCGACCCGAGCTCGGACCGGTCGTCACCGGCATCCGGGACTTCCTGCCCTCGGTCGCCGCACCCTCGCTGAACCCCGCGGAGGTCACCGGCTTCACCCCGACCGAGCGGGAGCTGGCGGTGCTGCTCTCGTCGGACCGGAACCTGGCGGACATCGCCCGCGAGCGGGGCGTGTCTCTCAACACCGTGAAGAGCCAGGTGCGCTCCATCTACGCCAAGCTCGGCGTCAGCGGGCGCGCGGAGGCGGTGGGAGAACTCCTGCGACGGACGTTCTGA
- a CDS encoding HU family DNA-binding protein, with protein sequence MADKSITKTELVASIASATGQSQSAVSGVLDSLFSTVSEAVAKGSKVSIPGWIAFEQVATSARTGRNPQTGEEISIPAGKRVKVTAGSKLKAAVK encoded by the coding sequence ATGGCTGACAAGTCCATCACCAAGACCGAGCTCGTCGCGAGCATCGCCAGCGCGACCGGGCAGAGCCAGTCCGCCGTGTCGGGCGTGCTCGACTCCCTCTTCTCCACCGTCTCCGAGGCGGTCGCCAAGGGCAGCAAGGTTTCGATCCCCGGCTGGATCGCCTTCGAGCAGGTCGCCACGTCCGCTCGCACGGGCCGCAACCCTCAGACCGGTGAGGAGATCTCGATCCCCGCCGGCAAGCGCGTCAAGGTCACCGCGGGCTCGAAGCTCAAGGCTGCCGTCAAGTAA
- a CDS encoding cytochrome c oxidase assembly protein has product MNARALRVAGPVILVAVSLIAVVAGLAYGGGAAAPLLADPGPVVRWGLPLATLVVNLSAATMVGSLVLALFALKAGERPFELALDTASIGAAIFTVASAATGYLTFLNIINAKPTLDPLFGQQLGRFLVESEIGPAWLITTIAGAVLTVLTFAVRSWVPTMIVAILALASLVPMGTQGHAGTEASHTAAVTSLVLHIIAAAVWLGGLVLLVVVRPAMSRTQLQTTLLRYSSIALAAFVVVAVSGTVRASIGLLGWENLFSPYGILVLVKVAALLAMGLLGAWYRRRLIARMADEQGSRRFWAIIVVELVFMGIASGAAAALARTPPPIAPPLVGQTPAEILTGSPLPPELTIERWFTSWDIDLLWAFVVAFGLFFYLAGVWRLRRRGDSWPIYRTVLWCLGMLAVFWITSGPVNVYQDYLFSMHMIGHMLLSMAIPLMLVSGAPVTLAARAIRKRDDGTRGGREWILWAVHNPVAKVLTNPYVAAGLFIGSLWAFYYTDLFRWSLYDHLGHIWMVAHFLITGYLFVLSLIGIDPVPYRLPYPMRLLVLIAIMAMHAFFGIAIMMNSGLMVAEWFGAMGRTWGPTPLEDQYAGGGVAWSVGEIPTLILAITVAIQWSRSDERQQRRRDRHVDRVGDLELDAYNEELARLAARDARAAERDAARRS; this is encoded by the coding sequence GTGAACGCCCGTGCCCTCCGTGTGGCGGGACCCGTCATCCTCGTCGCGGTCTCGCTGATCGCCGTCGTCGCGGGCCTCGCCTACGGCGGAGGCGCCGCCGCGCCCCTGCTGGCAGACCCCGGCCCGGTGGTGCGATGGGGACTGCCGCTCGCCACGCTCGTGGTCAACCTGTCGGCGGCGACGATGGTCGGCTCCCTGGTGCTCGCGCTGTTCGCCCTGAAGGCCGGGGAGCGCCCCTTCGAGCTCGCCCTCGACACGGCCTCGATCGGTGCCGCGATCTTCACCGTCGCCTCGGCCGCGACCGGCTACCTGACCTTCCTCAACATCATCAACGCGAAGCCGACGCTCGACCCGCTCTTCGGGCAGCAGCTCGGCCGCTTCCTCGTCGAGAGCGAGATCGGCCCCGCGTGGCTCATCACCACGATCGCCGGTGCGGTGCTGACCGTGCTGACCTTCGCCGTGCGGTCCTGGGTTCCGACGATGATCGTCGCGATCCTCGCGCTGGCGTCGCTCGTCCCGATGGGCACGCAGGGTCACGCCGGCACCGAGGCCAGCCACACGGCGGCCGTGACCTCGCTCGTGCTGCACATCATCGCCGCCGCCGTCTGGCTGGGCGGGCTGGTGCTGCTCGTCGTCGTGCGACCCGCCATGTCGCGGACGCAGCTGCAGACCACGCTGCTGCGGTACTCGTCGATCGCCCTCGCGGCTTTCGTGGTCGTGGCCGTCTCGGGCACGGTGCGCGCCTCGATCGGCTTGCTGGGCTGGGAGAACCTGTTCTCGCCTTACGGCATCCTGGTCCTCGTCAAGGTCGCGGCGCTGCTCGCGATGGGCCTACTGGGGGCGTGGTACCGCCGCCGCCTGATCGCGCGCATGGCCGACGAGCAGGGCTCCCGGCGCTTCTGGGCGATCATCGTCGTCGAACTCGTCTTCATGGGGATCGCGAGCGGGGCGGCCGCCGCGCTCGCCCGCACCCCTCCACCGATCGCTCCGCCGCTGGTGGGCCAGACTCCCGCCGAGATCCTCACGGGCTCGCCGTTGCCGCCCGAGCTGACGATCGAACGCTGGTTCACCAGCTGGGACATCGACCTGCTCTGGGCCTTCGTCGTCGCTTTCGGACTGTTCTTCTACCTCGCCGGCGTGTGGCGTCTGCGCCGCCGCGGCGACAGCTGGCCGATCTACCGGACGGTGCTGTGGTGCCTCGGCATGCTCGCGGTGTTCTGGATCACCTCGGGGCCGGTGAACGTATACCAGGACTACCTGTTCAGCATGCACATGATCGGGCACATGCTGCTGTCGATGGCGATCCCGCTCATGCTGGTGTCGGGGGCGCCGGTGACCCTCGCGGCCCGCGCGATCCGCAAGCGCGACGACGGCACTCGGGGCGGCCGCGAGTGGATCCTCTGGGCCGTGCACAACCCGGTCGCCAAGGTGCTCACGAACCCCTACGTCGCCGCCGGACTGTTCATCGGTTCGCTCTGGGCCTTCTACTACACCGATCTGTTCCGCTGGTCCCTCTACGACCACCTCGGGCACATCTGGATGGTCGCGCACTTCCTCATCACGGGCTACCTGTTCGTGCTGAGCCTCATCGGGATCGACCCGGTCCCGTACCGTCTGCCCTACCCGATGCGGCTCCTCGTGCTCATCGCGATCATGGCCATGCACGCGTTCTTCGGCATCGCGATCATGATGAACTCCGGCTTGATGGTCGCCGAGTGGTTCGGGGCCATGGGGCGCACGTGGGGGCCGACACCCCTCGAGGACCAGTACGCCGGCGGTGGCGTGGCGTGGTCGGTCGGCGAGATCCCGACCCTGATCCTCGCGATCACCGTCGCGATCCAGTGGAGTCGCAGCGACGAGCGCCAGCAACGTCGACGCGACCGCCACGTCGACCGCGTCGGCGACCTCGAGCTCGACGCCTACAACGAAGAGCTCGCGCGGCTCGCGGCGCGCGACGCCCGGGCGGCCGAGCGCGACGCCGCCCGTCGCAGCTGA